A window of the Artemia franciscana chromosome 3, ASM3288406v1, whole genome shotgun sequence genome harbors these coding sequences:
- the LOC136025491 gene encoding uncharacterized protein LOC136025491: MRIYNTSVGSVLLYGAEAWPATRSVLSFVNIAQTKHLHRIEGLRWHDFVSNENLLALTVQTPFSVHLTQRTLRWYGHLLRMPPDTPARTIFDFDPVLHGGKRPRGRPPTRWKDTTGAFLAMANIQENVHILARDRSKWRLHVASLSTPEALRQEQ, translated from the coding sequence ATGCGCATATACAATACTTCGGTGGGATCCGTGCTTCTCTACGGAGCCGAAGCCTGGCCAGCCACTCGGTCTGTGCTTAGCTTCGTGAATATAGcccaaacaaaacatcttcaccgcattgaaggactacgctggcacgattttgttagcaacgagAATCTCTTGGCGTTAACTGTTCAAACGCCCTTCTCTGTCCATCTCACCCAACGAACACTACGCTGGTACGGACATCTCCTTCGCATGCCCCCCGACACTCCCGCAcgaacgatttttgactttgatcccgtgctgcacggtgggaaacgcccaagaggtcgtcccccaaccagatggaaggacacgacaggtgccttcttagccatggcaaatattcaggagaacgtccacatccttgcaagagaccggtcTAAATGGAGGCTccatgtagcatcactctcgacgccAGAAGCACTTCGGCAGGAGCAGTAA